One Candidatus Buchananbacteria bacterium CG10_big_fil_rev_8_21_14_0_10_42_9 DNA segment encodes these proteins:
- a CDS encoding excinuclease ABC subunit C, translated as MFYIHLIQSKKNSSKLYVGSTNNLKWRLSEHNNKKVCSTLKHSPWKLIYSEAFLSEKDARLKEQKLKHHDKGKPELKKRLSNSLEKSAG; from the coding sequence ATGTTCTATATACATTTAATACAAAGCAAAAAGAATTCCTCAAAGTTATATGTTGGATCTACAAACAACCTAAAATGGCGTTTGAGTGAACACAATAACAAAAAAGTATGCTCAACACTAAAACATTCACCATGGAAATTAATTTACTCTGAAGCTTTTTTGTCAGAAAAAGACGCTAGGTTAAAAGAACAGAAATTAAAACATCATGATAAAGGCAAGCCGGAATTAAAAAAGAGACTTAGTAATAGCTTAGAAAAAAGTGCTGGATAA